A single region of the Vicia villosa cultivar HV-30 ecotype Madison, WI linkage group LG4, Vvil1.0, whole genome shotgun sequence genome encodes:
- the LOC131597528 gene encoding uncharacterized protein LOC131597528, producing the protein VVWTEDCQKAFDSIKEYLLEPPILIPPVEGRPLIMYLTVLEESMGCMLGQQDETGKKEHAIYYLSKKFTDCESRYSMLEKTCCALAWASKRLRQYMINNTTWLISRMDPIKYVFEKPALTGRIARWQMLLSEYDIEYRAQKAVKGSILADHLAHQPINEYQSLKFDFPDEDVMYLKMKDCDKPLPEEGPEPGSRWGLIFDGAVNAFGNGIGAIIITPKGTHIPFSARLLFECTNNIAEYEACIMGLEEAIDLRIKILDIYGDSALVINQIKDKWETYHPGLIPYRDYARRLLTFFNKVELHHIPRDQNRMADALATLSSMFKVNHWNDVPKVRITRLERPAYVFATEAVIDDKPWFHDIKRFLQTQEYPLGASNKDKKTLRRLSGIFFLNGDVLYKRNFDMVLLRCVDRHENSINQVAIK; encoded by the coding sequence gttgtatggactgaagattgccagaaagcgttcgacagtatcaaagaatacctgttagaaccaccaatattgattcctccagttgaaggaagaccattaatcatgtaccttaccgtgttggaagaatccatgggctgtatgcttgggcaacaagatgaaaccggtaagaaggagcatgccatctattacctgagtaagaaattcacagactgtgagtctcgttactccatgctcgaaaaaacatgttgtgctttggcttgggcttcaaaacgtctccgccaatacatgatcaacaatactacttggttaatctccagaatggatccgatcaagtatgtctttgaaaagcccgccttaacaggaaggattgcccgatggcaaatgttgttatccgaatatgacattgagtaccgtgcccaaaaagcggtcaaaggaagcattctcgccgatcatttggcgcatcaaccaattaatgaatatcaatctctcaagtttgactttcctgatgaagatgtcatgtacttgaagatgaaagattgtgacaaaCCGTTAcccgaagaaggtcctgagcctggatcaagatggggcctaatttttgatggagcagtaaacgcttttggcaatggaattggggcaataatcatcactcccaagggtactcatatcccattctccgccagattactgtttgagtgcaccaacaacatcgcagaatatgaagcttgtatcatgggtctcgaagaagccattgacttaaggatcaagatcctcgacatatatggagattcagccctcgtgatcaaccaaatcaaagacaagtgggaaacttaccaccctggtttgattccttacagagattatgcaagacgtctgttgactttcttcaacaaggttgaattgcatcatatacctcgagatcagaatcgaatggcagacgccttggctactctatcttccatgttcaaagtcaatcactggaatgatgtgcctaaagtcagaatcacgcgccttgaaaggcccgcttatgtgtttgcaactgaagcagtcatcgatgataaaccgtggttccacgacatcaaacgcttccttcaaactcaagagtacccgcttggggcatcaaacaaagacaagaagactctaaggagactttctggcattttcttcctgaacggagacgtgctatacaaaagaaacttcgacatggttttgctcagatgcgtggacagacacgaa